One Tachysurus fulvidraco isolate hzauxx_2018 chromosome 2, HZAU_PFXX_2.0, whole genome shotgun sequence DNA segment encodes these proteins:
- the LOC125138405 gene encoding mucin-3A-like isoform X3: MELLVLLIFFHLILDINSQNLPQPQLSVSPEVITQRGSVQLHCHVPDHVKVYQCSFYPETQNTNLKNSPSCQLSVTGSELIRWTGHRSPKALRIICFYALDKTVRTPSPHSLPAPVTVLYQKPILSVNYDNHTDEFRLSCEIPESESVTADVSCNLYTGENPQPYRKIRRSKTRNSGRFSCIFEVQRNDMFNVLQSVKSSEVSCDYSLSSDSTARSLMSDKHNLIPFSPTLTQTSTTVTSTAGLFSTLTQTSTTETSTGLFPSPKQTSTTETSAGSFPTITQTSTTETFTTASPASTTDLITTKYITTQTSTAILYTHLIRAMTGSPENPQVSSLWTIGAVCLLVSGALLTGFSIFIFLRTDRRGRFKDPVEVYTHVIYTLSSQQLSEETRLLSASSE; the protein is encoded by the exons atcTTCCTCAGCCCCagctctctgtgtctcctgaAGTTATCACACAGAGAGGATCAGTGCAGCTTCACTGTCATGTTCCAGACCATGTTAAAGTGTATCAATGTTCTTTCTACccagagacacaaaacacaaatctaAAAAACTCTCCATCGTGTCAGCTCTCAGTCACTGGTTCTGAACTGATCAGATGGACAGGACACAGATCTCCTAAAGCACTTCGTATTATTTGTTTCTACGCTCTGGATAAAACAGTTCGTACTCCttctcctcactctctcccagCTCCAGTCACAGTGCTGT atcagAAACCGATACTAAGTGTCAATTATGATAATCATACTGATGAATTCAGACTTTCATGTGAAATaccagagtcagagtcagtaaCTGCTGATGTTAGCTGTAATCTCTACACTGGAGAAAATCCTCAGCCTTATCGAAAAATCCGAAGGTCTAAAACGAGAAATTCTGGGagattttcttgtatttttgaAGTACAGAGAAATGATATGTTTAATGTTCTGCAGTCAGTAAAGAGCAGTGAAGTGAGCTGTGATTATTCACTGAGCTCTGACTCGACTGCTCGCTCTCTAATGAGTGATAAACACAATCTGATAC ctTTTTCCCCTACACTGACACAGACGTCTACAACTGTAACATCTACTGCAG GTTTATTTTCTACACTGACACAGACGTCTACAACTGAAACGTCTACAG GTTTATTTCCCTCACCGAAACAGACGtctacaactgaaacatctgCAG GTTCATTTCCTACAATAACACAGACGTCTACAACTGAAACCTTCACTACAG CTTCTCCAGCTTCTACAACTGATCTGATCACCACAAAGTACATAACGACTC AGACATCTACTGCaa TTCTTTATACTCATCTGATCAGAGCGATGACTG GATCTCCTGAGAACCCGCAGGTTTCATCCCTCTGGACGATTGGAgcagtgtgtttgcttgtgtctGGAGCTTTACTGACTGGATTCAGTATCTTCATCTTTCTCA GGACCGACAGAAGAGGAAG ATTTAAAG ACCCTGTTGAGGTTTACACACATGTGATCTACACACTCTCCTCTCAGCAGCTCTCAGAAGAAACTCGGCTCCTTTCAGCTTCCTCTGAATGA
- the LOC125138405 gene encoding mucin-3A-like isoform X4, giving the protein MELLVLLIFFHLILDINSQNLPQPQLSVSPEVITQRGSVQLHCHVPDHVKVYQCSFYPETQNTNLKNSPSCQLSVTGSELIRWTGHRSPKALRIICFYALDKTVRTPSPHSLPAPVTVLYQKPILSVNYDNHTDEFRLSCEIPESESVTADVSCNLYTGENPQPYRKIRRSKTRNSGRFSCIFEVQRNDMFNVLQSVKSSEVSCDYSLSSDSTARSLMSDKHNLIPFSPTLTQTSTTVTSTAGLFSTLTQTSTTETSTGLFPSPKQTSTTETSAGSFPTITQTSTTETFTTASPASTTDLITTKYITTQTSTARSPENPQVSSLWTIGAVCLLVSGALLTGFSIFIFLRTDRRGRFKDPVEVYTHVIYTLSSQQLSEETRLLSASSE; this is encoded by the exons atcTTCCTCAGCCCCagctctctgtgtctcctgaAGTTATCACACAGAGAGGATCAGTGCAGCTTCACTGTCATGTTCCAGACCATGTTAAAGTGTATCAATGTTCTTTCTACccagagacacaaaacacaaatctaAAAAACTCTCCATCGTGTCAGCTCTCAGTCACTGGTTCTGAACTGATCAGATGGACAGGACACAGATCTCCTAAAGCACTTCGTATTATTTGTTTCTACGCTCTGGATAAAACAGTTCGTACTCCttctcctcactctctcccagCTCCAGTCACAGTGCTGT atcagAAACCGATACTAAGTGTCAATTATGATAATCATACTGATGAATTCAGACTTTCATGTGAAATaccagagtcagagtcagtaaCTGCTGATGTTAGCTGTAATCTCTACACTGGAGAAAATCCTCAGCCTTATCGAAAAATCCGAAGGTCTAAAACGAGAAATTCTGGGagattttcttgtatttttgaAGTACAGAGAAATGATATGTTTAATGTTCTGCAGTCAGTAAAGAGCAGTGAAGTGAGCTGTGATTATTCACTGAGCTCTGACTCGACTGCTCGCTCTCTAATGAGTGATAAACACAATCTGATAC ctTTTTCCCCTACACTGACACAGACGTCTACAACTGTAACATCTACTGCAG GTTTATTTTCTACACTGACACAGACGTCTACAACTGAAACGTCTACAG GTTTATTTCCCTCACCGAAACAGACGtctacaactgaaacatctgCAG GTTCATTTCCTACAATAACACAGACGTCTACAACTGAAACCTTCACTACAG CTTCTCCAGCTTCTACAACTGATCTGATCACCACAAAGTACATAACGACTC AGACATCTACTGCaa GATCTCCTGAGAACCCGCAGGTTTCATCCCTCTGGACGATTGGAgcagtgtgtttgcttgtgtctGGAGCTTTACTGACTGGATTCAGTATCTTCATCTTTCTCA GGACCGACAGAAGAGGAAG ATTTAAAG ACCCTGTTGAGGTTTACACACATGTGATCTACACACTCTCCTCTCAGCAGCTCTCAGAAGAAACTCGGCTCCTTTCAGCTTCCTCTGAATGA
- the LOC125140772 gene encoding mucin-3A-like: MLKLLCLVMCKLFRKAEMELLVLLIFFHLILDINSQNLPQPRLSVSPEVITQRGSVQLHCHVPDHVKVYQCSFYPETQNTNLKNSPSCQLSVTGSELIRWTGHRSPKALRIICFYALDKTVRTPSPHSLPAPVTVLYQKPILSVNYDNHTDEFRLSCEIPESESVTADVSCNLYTGENPQPYRKIRRSKTRNSGRFSCIFEVQRNDMFNVLQSVKSSEVSCDYSLSSDSTARSLMSDKYNLIPFFPTPTQMSTTVTSTAGLFSTLTQTSTTETSTGLFPSPKQTSTTETSAGSFPTITQTSTTETFTTASPVSTTDLITTKYITTQTSTARSPENPQVSSLWTIGAVCLLVSGALLTGFSIFIFLRTDRRGRFKDPVEVYTHVIYTLSSQQLSEETRLLSASSE; the protein is encoded by the exons Atgttaaagctgctttgtttagtgatgtgtaaactgttcagaa AGGCTGAAATGGAGCTGCTCGTCCTCCTGATCTTCTTCCATCTGATTCTGGACATTAACTCTCAAA atcttCCTCAGCCCCGgctctctgtgtctcctgaAGTTATCACACAGAGAGGATCAGTGCAGCTTCACTGTCATGTTCCAGACCATGTTAAAGTGTATCAATGTTCTTTCTACccagagacacaaaacacaaatctaAAAAACTCTCCATCGTGTCAGCTCTCAGTCACTGGTTCTGAACTGATCAGATGGACAGGACACAGATCTCCTAAAGCACTTCGTATTATTTGTTTCTACGCTCTGGATAAAACAGTTCGTACTCCttctcctcactctctcccagCTCCAGTCACAGTGCTGT atcagAAACCGATACTAAGTGTCAATTATGATAATCATACTGATGAATTCAGACTTTCATGTGAAATaccagagtcagagtcagtaaCTGCTGATGTTAGCTGTAATCTCTACACTGGAGAAAATCCTCAGCCTTATCGAAAAATCCGAAGGTCTAAAACGAGAAATTCTGGGagattttcttgtatttttgaAGTACAGAGAAATGATATGTTTAATGTTCTGCAGTCAGTAAAGAGCAGTGAAGTGAGCTGTGATTATTCACTGAGCTCTGACTCGACTGCTCGCTCTCTAATGAGTGATAAATACAATCTGATAC ctTTTTTCCCTACACCGACACAGATGTCTACCACTGTAACATCTACTGCAG GTTTATTTTCTACACTGACACAGACGTCTACAACTGAAACGTCTACAG GTTTATTTCCCTCACCGAAACAGACGtctacaactgaaacatctgCAG GTTCATTTCCTACAATAACACAGACATCTACAACTGAAACCTTCACTACAG CTTCTCCAGTTTCTACAACTGATCTGATCACCACAAAGTACATAACGACTC AGACATCTACTGCaa GATCTCCTGAGAACCCGCAGGTTTCATCCCTCTGGACGATTGGAgcagtgtgtttgcttgtgtctGGAGCTTTACTGACTGGATTCAGTATCTTCATCTTCCTCA GGACCGACAGAAGAGGAAG ATTTAAAG ACCCTGTTGAGGTTTACACACATGTGATCTACACACTCTCCTCTCAGCAGCTCTCAGAAGAAACTCGGCTCCTTTCAGCTTCTTCTGAATGA
- the LOC125138405 gene encoding mucin-3A-like isoform X2: protein MELLVLLIFFHLILDINSQNLPQPQLSVSPEVITQRGSVQLHCHVPDHVKVYQCSFYPETQNTNLKNSPSCQLSVTGSELIRWTGHRSPKALRIICFYALDKTVRTPSPHSLPAPVTVLYQKPILSVNYDNHTDEFRLSCEIPESESVTADVSCNLYTGENPQPYRKIRRSKTRNSGRFSCIFEVQRNDMFNVLQSVKSSEVSCDYSLSSDSTARSLMSDKHNLIPFSPTLTQTSTTVTSTAGLFSTLTQTSTTETSTGLFPSPKQTSTTETSAGSFPTITQTSTTETFTTASTTDLITTKYITTRSFPTITQTSTTETFTTASPASTTDLITTKYITTQTSTARSPENPQVSSLWTIGAVCLLVSGALLTGFSIFIFLRTDRRGRFKDPVEVYTHVIYTLSSQQLSEETRLLSASSE, encoded by the exons atcTTCCTCAGCCCCagctctctgtgtctcctgaAGTTATCACACAGAGAGGATCAGTGCAGCTTCACTGTCATGTTCCAGACCATGTTAAAGTGTATCAATGTTCTTTCTACccagagacacaaaacacaaatctaAAAAACTCTCCATCGTGTCAGCTCTCAGTCACTGGTTCTGAACTGATCAGATGGACAGGACACAGATCTCCTAAAGCACTTCGTATTATTTGTTTCTACGCTCTGGATAAAACAGTTCGTACTCCttctcctcactctctcccagCTCCAGTCACAGTGCTGT atcagAAACCGATACTAAGTGTCAATTATGATAATCATACTGATGAATTCAGACTTTCATGTGAAATaccagagtcagagtcagtaaCTGCTGATGTTAGCTGTAATCTCTACACTGGAGAAAATCCTCAGCCTTATCGAAAAATCCGAAGGTCTAAAACGAGAAATTCTGGGagattttcttgtatttttgaAGTACAGAGAAATGATATGTTTAATGTTCTGCAGTCAGTAAAGAGCAGTGAAGTGAGCTGTGATTATTCACTGAGCTCTGACTCGACTGCTCGCTCTCTAATGAGTGATAAACACAATCTGATAC ctTTTTCCCCTACACTGACACAGACGTCTACAACTGTAACATCTACTGCAG GTTTATTTTCTACACTGACACAGACGTCTACAACTGAAACGTCTACAG GTTTATTTCCCTCACCGAAACAGACGtctacaactgaaacatctgCAG GTTCATTTCCTACAATAACACAGACGTCTACAACTGAAACCTTCACTACAG CTTCTACAACTGATCTGATCACCACAAAGTACATAACGACTC GTTCATTTCCTACAATAACACAGACGTCTACAACTGAAACCTTCACTACAG CTTCTCCAGCTTCTACAACTGATCTGATCACCACAAAGTACATAACGACTC AGACATCTACTGCaa GATCTCCTGAGAACCCGCAGGTTTCATCCCTCTGGACGATTGGAgcagtgtgtttgcttgtgtctGGAGCTTTACTGACTGGATTCAGTATCTTCATCTTTCTCA GGACCGACAGAAGAGGAAG ATTTAAAG ACCCTGTTGAGGTTTACACACATGTGATCTACACACTCTCCTCTCAGCAGCTCTCAGAAGAAACTCGGCTCCTTTCAGCTTCCTCTGAATGA
- the LOC125138405 gene encoding mucin-3A-like isoform X1 translates to MELLVLLIFFHLILDINSQNLPQPQLSVSPEVITQRGSVQLHCHVPDHVKVYQCSFYPETQNTNLKNSPSCQLSVTGSELIRWTGHRSPKALRIICFYALDKTVRTPSPHSLPAPVTVLYQKPILSVNYDNHTDEFRLSCEIPESESVTADVSCNLYTGENPQPYRKIRRSKTRNSGRFSCIFEVQRNDMFNVLQSVKSSEVSCDYSLSSDSTARSLMSDKHNLIPFSPTLTQTSTTVTSTAGLFSTLTQTSTTETSTGLFPSPKQTSTTETSAGSFPTITQTSTTETFTTASTTDLITTKYITTRSFPTITQTSTTETFTTASPASTTDLITTKYITTQTSTAILYTHLIRAMTGSPENPQVSSLWTIGAVCLLVSGALLTGFSIFIFLRTDRRGRFKDPVEVYTHVIYTLSSQQLSEETRLLSASSE, encoded by the exons atcTTCCTCAGCCCCagctctctgtgtctcctgaAGTTATCACACAGAGAGGATCAGTGCAGCTTCACTGTCATGTTCCAGACCATGTTAAAGTGTATCAATGTTCTTTCTACccagagacacaaaacacaaatctaAAAAACTCTCCATCGTGTCAGCTCTCAGTCACTGGTTCTGAACTGATCAGATGGACAGGACACAGATCTCCTAAAGCACTTCGTATTATTTGTTTCTACGCTCTGGATAAAACAGTTCGTACTCCttctcctcactctctcccagCTCCAGTCACAGTGCTGT atcagAAACCGATACTAAGTGTCAATTATGATAATCATACTGATGAATTCAGACTTTCATGTGAAATaccagagtcagagtcagtaaCTGCTGATGTTAGCTGTAATCTCTACACTGGAGAAAATCCTCAGCCTTATCGAAAAATCCGAAGGTCTAAAACGAGAAATTCTGGGagattttcttgtatttttgaAGTACAGAGAAATGATATGTTTAATGTTCTGCAGTCAGTAAAGAGCAGTGAAGTGAGCTGTGATTATTCACTGAGCTCTGACTCGACTGCTCGCTCTCTAATGAGTGATAAACACAATCTGATAC ctTTTTCCCCTACACTGACACAGACGTCTACAACTGTAACATCTACTGCAG GTTTATTTTCTACACTGACACAGACGTCTACAACTGAAACGTCTACAG GTTTATTTCCCTCACCGAAACAGACGtctacaactgaaacatctgCAG GTTCATTTCCTACAATAACACAGACGTCTACAACTGAAACCTTCACTACAG CTTCTACAACTGATCTGATCACCACAAAGTACATAACGACTC GTTCATTTCCTACAATAACACAGACGTCTACAACTGAAACCTTCACTACAG CTTCTCCAGCTTCTACAACTGATCTGATCACCACAAAGTACATAACGACTC AGACATCTACTGCaa TTCTTTATACTCATCTGATCAGAGCGATGACTG GATCTCCTGAGAACCCGCAGGTTTCATCCCTCTGGACGATTGGAgcagtgtgtttgcttgtgtctGGAGCTTTACTGACTGGATTCAGTATCTTCATCTTTCTCA GGACCGACAGAAGAGGAAG ATTTAAAG ACCCTGTTGAGGTTTACACACATGTGATCTACACACTCTCCTCTCAGCAGCTCTCAGAAGAAACTCGGCTCCTTTCAGCTTCCTCTGAATGA